The nucleotide window CCTCGACTCGCTGCGGGAGCTCCGCTACCCCGCCTACGAGGTCGTGGTCGTGGACGACGGGTCCACGGACCGCACGGGGCAGATCGCCGACGAGTACGAGGGCGTCCACGTGATCCACCAGGAGAACCGGGGGCTGAGCGCCGCCCGGAATGTCGGCATTGCCGCGTCGGTCGGCGACATCGTCGCCTTCACCGATTCCGACTGCGTCGCGGATCCGGACTGGCTGCACTATCTGGTCGCTGCGTTCCTCTCCTCGGGATGGCCGGCGGTCGGCGGGCCCAACCTGCCGCCGCCGGAGGACTCGCTGGTCGCCTCGTGCGTGGCCGCCGCGCCAGGCGGGCCGCTCCACGTGCTGCTGACCCACGAGGAGGCCGAGCACATTCCGGGCTGCAACATGGCGTTTCGCCGGGAGATGCTCGAGGAGATCGGCGGCTTCGACCCGATCTTCCGCGCCGCCGGCGACGACGTGGATCTGTGCTGGCGGCTGCAGGAGCGCGGCCATCGCATCGCCTTCAGCCCCGCCGCCATGGTCTGGCACTTCCGGCGCAATACCGTGCAGGCCTACATCGGGCAGCAGCGGGGCTACGGCAAGGCCGAGGGGCTGCTGTATTTCCGGCATCAGCAGCGCTTCAACGCGCTCGGCTACTCGCGGTGGCGCGGCCGGATCTACGGGGGCATCTACTCCCTGTTCACCTCGCTGCTCTCGCTCCGGCGCCCGGTCATCTACGGTGGCGTCTTCGGCCGCGGCCTGTTCCAGACGCTCTACCAGCCGCCGTCGGGTCTCCTCGCGCACCTGCCGCTCACGCTGGAGTGGAACGCGGCGGCCGCTGCGCTCCTGGCCGTCGCCCTCGTCCGGGGCGGCTGGGCGTGGCTGGGCGCGGCACCGCTGCTGCTGACGTGGGGCTGCTGCCTGGGAGCGGCGCTGCGCGCCCGCGTGGACGTGCGGGCGGACAGTCTTCGCGGCCGCCTGCTGATCGCGCTCCTCACCTCTGTGGGCCCGCTCGTCCGCTGTTTCGAGCGCTATCGCTGGCTGGCGCGCGGGCTGTCGGCCGCCGAGCCCGACGAGGGGGGCCGGCCCGTCCGGGCGCTGCCGGTGTCGTGGCGGGAAGGGGCGCTGTCCGTCGCGTTCTGGACCGAGGACGGGCTGGAGAAGGAAGCGGTGCTGGAAGGTCTCCGGGAAGCCGTCGCCGCGCGGAAGTACTTCGTCCTGGTGGATCAGGGGTGGAGTGAGTGGGACCTCGAGGTGTATGGAGGGCTCTGGTCGAGGGGACGCGTCACGGTGGCCACGGAGTATCACGGCGCGGGCCGCCGGGTCCTGCGCGTCAAGTGCGCCGTGCGGGGCTCGCTCCTCGGCCGGCTCGTGGGCGGCGGCGCGCTCCTCCTCGGTGCGCTCGGCGTGGCGCTCGGCTCCGGGATCCTGGTCACCGCCGGCCTCGGCGGGGCCGCCGTCGGCGCGGCGGCATTTGGCCGGGAAGCCTTGAAGCTCGGCCGGACGCTTCATCGCTCCCTGCAGGCGGTGGCGCGGCAGACCCGGCTACACTATGCGCCGCCGCTGCAGGCTCCCGCGGCAGCAGCGACGTGAGCGCGTTCTCGTCCCGGGTGCTGACCTACCTGCGCCCGCACCGCCTGCCGCTGCTCTGGGCGCTCGTCCAGGTGCTGCTCATCGGCGTCTGCGAGCTGCTCAAGCCCTGGCCGCTCAAGGTCGTCATCGACTCGGTGCTCGGGGGGCAGGCGCCGCCCCGGGGCTGGCCGGCCGGATGGTCCCCCGAGGCCCTGCTGCTCGCGGCGTGCGCGGCCCTCGTGCTCATCTACGCCGTGCTCGGCACCCTCACCGTCCTGAACAACTTCACCACGATCCGCGTCGGCCAGCGAATGGTGAGCGAGCTGCGGAGCGACCTCTACAGCCATCTCCACCGGCTCTCCCTCGCCTTCCACAGCCGGGCCCAGGTCGGCGACCTGCTCTACCGCGTCACCGCCGACACCTTCGCCCTCCAGAGCCTGACCATGAACAGCCTCTTTCCAGCCGTGACCGCCCTGATCCTCCTCGTGGGGATGAGCGTGATCATGCTCCGGCTCGACTGGACGCTGACGCTGCTGGCGCTCGGTGTGTGTCCGGCGCTCTTCGCGGCCATCGCGCGGCTCAACGCCCGGCTCACCCGGGTGGCGGGGGAGGTCCGCCGGCACGAGAGCGAGGTCTACGCCGTCGTCCAGCAGACCATGTCCACGATGCGGGTGATCCAGGCGTTCACGCGCGAGGAAGACGAGCACCGGCGGTTCATGACGGCCAACCGGCAGAGCCTCGCCGCGGGGCTGCGGCTCTACACGCTGCAGACGTTCTACTCGAGCGTGGTGAACGTGGTGATCGCCCTGGGCACGGCCGCGGTCGTCTGGGTGGGGGCGCGGCACGTCCTGGACGGCTCGCTGA belongs to Candidatus Rokuibacteriota bacterium and includes:
- a CDS encoding glycosyltransferase is translated as MQPRSIAVPPPTGAAPLSPWNGRLAARGKFFFSGVEKVLLKGITYGPFAPDGSGIQFPDRDTVKGDLALIAELGANTLRTFTVPPRWLLDLADQRDLRVLVGIPWAEHICFLDSTEVIRSIRRTITEAVEGCRGHPAVAAYLVGNEIPPDIVRWNGARRVAAFLRELVDVVKGLEPDTLVGYANFPSTEYLETEFTDFLAFNVYLHREADLRRYLHRLHTLAGDRPLVLTEFGMDSVREGEQAQAATLSWQVRTALEMGVAGTCVFSFTDEWFTGGHAVTDWGFGLVDRGRRRKPAFHAVQRRYTTDGLPALSEYPKVSVVVCAYNAESTIAACLDSLRELRYPAYEVVVVDDGSTDRTGQIADEYEGVHVIHQENRGLSAARNVGIAASVGDIVAFTDSDCVADPDWLHYLVAAFLSSGWPAVGGPNLPPPEDSLVASCVAAAPGGPLHVLLTHEEAEHIPGCNMAFRREMLEEIGGFDPIFRAAGDDVDLCWRLQERGHRIAFSPAAMVWHFRRNTVQAYIGQQRGYGKAEGLLYFRHQQRFNALGYSRWRGRIYGGIYSLFTSLLSLRRPVIYGGVFGRGLFQTLYQPPSGLLAHLPLTLEWNAAAAALLAVALVRGGWAWLGAAPLLLTWGCCLGAALRARVDVRADSLRGRLLIALLTSVGPLVRCFERYRWLARGLSAAEPDEGGRPVRALPVSWREGALSVAFWTEDGLEKEAVLEGLREAVAARKYFVLVDQGWSEWDLEVYGGLWSRGRVTVATEYHGAGRRVLRVKCAVRGSLLGRLVGGGALLLGALGVALGSGILVTAGLGGAAVGAAAFGREALKLGRTLHRSLQAVARQTRLHYAPPLQAPAAAAT